The genomic stretch GTGCTCGCCTCCCGGCCGGTGCCCCCCTCCAGAATCCCCGCGCCGCCTCCGCTCGTGGAGGAGAAGATGCCCGGCGGGTCCCGGAAGTAGGCTCCGACCGCCTGCTTCACCTCCTTCTTGGAGTTGACGAGCCAGAGCACGAGGAAGAGCGCCATCATGGCGCTCATGAAGTCGGCGAAGGCCACCTTCCACGCCGAGCCGTGGCCGCCGCCGTGGCCCTTCTTGATCTTCTTGACGATGATGGGCCGGTTCTCGAGTTTGAAGTCGCCGCCTTCAGCCATGGCTCATTTCTTCTTCCGGAGGATTTCCTCGAGTTCCTTCATGCCGGGCCGCTCGGAGCCCATGATCGAGCGCCGGGCGAACTCGATGGCGATCATGGGCGAGAGCCCCTTCTCGAAGGCCAAAAGACCCGCCTTGATGCACTGGATGTACTGCGCCTCGTCCTGGTTGTTCAGCTCCATGCCGGCCGCCAGGGGCGAGAGGAACCCGTAGGCCGCGAGAATGCCGAGGAAGGTGCCGACCAGGGCGGCGCCCACCTTGTGCCCGATCTCGGCGGGCGGGCCGTCAATCGCGGCCATGGTGAGGATGATGCCGAGCACGGCCGCCACGATCCCCAGCCCCGGCATGGAGTCGGACACCTTGCTCAGCACGCCCGGCGCCCGGGCGGTCTCCTCATGGTGGATCTCGATGTCCGAGTCCATGAGGGCCTCCAGCTCGTGCGAGGCGACGCCGCCCACGATGATGATCTTGGCCGAGTCGGTCAGGAACTCCACCGCGTGGTGGTGGCTCATGAAGCCGGGGTACTTCTTGAAGAGGGAGCTCGACTCCGGCTTCTCGACGTGGGACTCGAGGACAAGGAGGCCGTCCTTCTTCGCCATCTGGAAAATCTCGCTGAGCAGGCACAGCAGCTCGATGTAGTTCTGCTTCTTGATGGTCTTGCCCAGCAGGACCTTCAGGACGCCGCCGAACAGCGCCACCTGGACCTTCATCGGGGTGGAGATGAAGACGGCGCCCAAGGCGGCGCCGAAGATGATGACGACCTCCGCCGGCTGGAACAGGACGGCGAGCTCCCCGTGCTCCATGAGGTAGCCGCCGATGACGGCGCCGAGCACGACGACGATTCCCGCGATTGCCATGCGGCCTACATCCTCTTTAACACCAGCCGAAAGATTACCCTTCGGGGACCTCGATGATGCGGCAATTCTAGCGATTTCATGCCTTTTCCGCCACCTGAACCGGTCAGCCCCCCGCCCGGAGCACGATTTTCCCGAACTGCTCCCCCGCCTCCAGGATCTCGTGCCCCCTCCGGCATTCCTCGAGCGGCAGCACCCGGTCCACCACGGGCCGCAGCCTCCCCTTGGCCAGGAAGCCCAGCACTTTCTTGAACGAGGGCAGGCTGCCCATGGTGCTCCCCAGCAGGGAGAGCTGCTTGGCGAAGAGGACGGTGAGGTTCGTCTTCCCCTGGAAGCCGGTCGTGGCGCCGCAGATGACGATGCGCCCGTGGTAGGCGGC from Candidatus Tectomicrobia bacterium encodes the following:
- the motA gene encoding flagellar motor stator protein MotA, which encodes MAIAGIVVVLGAVIGGYLMEHGELAVLFQPAEVVIIFGAALGAVFISTPMKVQVALFGGVLKVLLGKTIKKQNYIELLCLLSEIFQMAKKDGLLVLESHVEKPESSSLFKKYPGFMSHHHAVEFLTDSAKIIIVGGVASHELEALMDSDIEIHHEETARAPGVLSKVSDSMPGLGIVAAVLGIILTMAAIDGPPAEIGHKVGAALVGTFLGILAAYGFLSPLAAGMELNNQDEAQYIQCIKAGLLAFEKGLSPMIAIEFARRSIMGSERPGMKELEEILRKKK